A stretch of Stigmatopora argus isolate UIUO_Sarg chromosome 22, RoL_Sarg_1.0, whole genome shotgun sequence DNA encodes these proteins:
- the eral1 gene encoding GTPase Era, mitochondrial, giving the protein MAFRVCRRIFRSSDLVSRRLLVPVTQQQPQWFLTTGNAACFCGRSNLFSFIPTCSITSDAFVSGLLKDSDSQAENSTYRLPASVPPDRGEQMCLLLRHPDQPEHAKVLKVAIIGAPNAGKSTLSNQLLGRKVFAVSKKVHTTRKRALGVLTEDDTQIILLDTPGFTTQSKVKRHQLEKSLLVDPWSTVKEADLMAIVVDVSDKWTCRRLDLEILKCLSQHPDVPAVLVLNKVDQLKVKDKLLDITAELTCGVVNGRKLRVRSPIERPRTEKAPPRQPDSEERDDGAESSTSAKEPMKVLKDQKGWPGFKDVFMLSSLDAEDVETLKSYLMMRAKSGAWQYHSEVLTDQNPEEMCMNIIRENLLEYLPQEVPYSVKQFIEVWDADEKGQINILVKLQTTKETHQRMVIGTAGGMIARIAQETSDRLTRLFLRQVNLKLAVKMKKVRRD; this is encoded by the exons ATGGCTTTCAGAGTGTGTAGGCGAATTTTTAGAAGCTCGGATCTCGTCTCCAGACGACTTCTCGTGCCTGTCACACAACAACAACCGCAATGGTTTCTTACCACAG GTAATGCTGCCTGTTTCTGTGGGAGGAGCAACTTGTTTAGCTTCATTCCTACTTGCTCTATTACATCTGACGCATTTGTTAGCGGATTGCTTAAAGACAGCGACAGCCAAGCGGAAAACAGCACTTATCGCCTTCCCGCCTCAGTGCCTCCAGACCGAG GTGAACAAATGTGTTTACTACTGAGACATCCAGATCAGCCTGAACATGCAAAGGTTCTGAAAGTGGCCATAATTGGTGCTCCCAATGCTGGAAAATCCACTTTGTCCAACCAGCTTCTTGGCAGAAAG GTTTTTGCCGTGTCCAAGAAAGTACACACTACGAGGAAACGTGCCCTGGGGGTCCTGACGGAGGACGATACCCAGATC attttactcgACACCCCGGGCTTTACTACCCAATCAAAAGTTAAAAG GCACCAGCTTGAAAAGTCTTTGCTTGTGGATCCTTGGAGTACGGTGAAAGAGGCCGACCTAA TGGCCATCGTGGTGGACGTGTCGGACAAATGGACGTGCAGGAGGCTGGACTTGGAGATTCTTAAATGCCTGTCGCAACACCCCGACGTCCCGGCCGTACTGGTCCTCAATAAG GTAGACCAGCTGAAGGTGAAGGACAAGCTTCTCGACATCACGGCGGAGCTGACGTGCGGGGTGGTGAACGGCCGTAAACTCCGCGTCCGATCGCCGATCGAGCGCCCTCGGACGGAAAAGGCGCCGCCGCGGCAGCCGGATTCGGAGGAGCGGGACGACGGCGCCGAGTCGTCGACTTCGGCCAAAGAACCGATGAAAGTGCTGAAGGACCAAAAGGGCTGGCCTGGCTTCAAGGATGTCTTCATGCTCTCATCTCTGGACGCAGAAGACGTGGAGACGCTCAAG aGCTACTTAATGATGAGAGCCAAGTCGGGGGCGTGGCAGTATCACAGCGAAGTCCTGACAGATCAAAATCCAGAAGAAATGTGCATGAACATCATCAGGGAGAATCTCCTGGAGTACCTGCCGCAAGAAGTTCCCTATTCCGTCAAGCAG TTCATCGAGGTTTGGGACGCGGATGAAAAAGGACAGATCAACATCTTGGTGAAACTTCAAACCACAAAAGAAACTCACCAG AGGATGGTGATCGGCACGGCGGGCGGGATGATCGCACGCATCGCCCAGGAGACCAGCGATCGGCTGACGCGCCTCTTCCTCCGACAGGTCAACCTGAAGCTCGCGGTCAAGATGAAAAAGGTACGAAGAGATTGA